A genomic segment from Acipenser ruthenus chromosome 5, fAciRut3.2 maternal haplotype, whole genome shotgun sequence encodes:
- the LOC117403284 gene encoding forkhead box protein N2 produces MGPVIGMSPDKKAETPGVQELVGSRAATCGMGTLPEAESAASPKATSVDKGLGDDEELTNLNWLHENLLQNFTLGTEAQPSVSPLYDIEGGGAVPASSSSSSCSRAQEKDSLKSKPPYSFSLLIYMAIEQSRNKCLPVKEIYSWILDHFPYFANAPTGWKNSVRHNLSLNKCFRKVERNLGKANGKGSLWCVDPEYRPNLIQALKKQHFPAAHAFCTPPASPPSGSSPPRHLILQDQGCSLKESDIDAATAMMLLNSSPEQHRMQCGKPQQSRMLPQKRSYSHHHHHSSSSSSSSRMPGVQDNPIDLSRPETAVVSNDPKEDHNYSATFQHCASRSSVSRSSVSSLSSVDEAYEYTPQARRAGSEGFHSDEDSDLAEELEQANDRLGDSGYGTQQRAAKGPASKKPRKEVKQEIDEELKEAAGSLLHLAGIRTCLDASRRTAKSKSKRQSKK; encoded by the exons ATGGGTCCTGTAATTGGAATGTCGCCAGATAAGAAAGCGGAAACCCCTGGTGTACAAGAGCTTGTGGGATCACGGGCTGCCACGTGCGGAATGGGCACCCTGCCGGAAGCAGAGAGTGCGGCCAGCCCCAAAGCGACCAGTGTGGACAAGGGGCTGGGCGATGACGAGGAGCTCACCAACCTCAACTGGCTGCACGAGAACCTGCTGCAGAACTTCACGCTGGGCACTGAGGCCCAGCCCAGCGTCAGCCCTCTGTACGACATCGAGGGGGGCGGCGCCGTgccagcctcctcctcctcctcttcctgctcCAGGGCCCAAGAGAAGGACTCGCTCAAGTCCAAGCCCCCCTACTCCTTCAGCCTCCTGATCTACATGGCCATCGAGCAGTCCCGCAACAAGTGCCTGCCCGTCAAGGAGATCTACAGCTGGATCCTCGACCACTTCCCTTATTTTGCCAATGCCCCCACGGGCTGGAAGAATTCAGTGAGGCACAACCTGTCCCTGAACAAATGTTTTCGGAAAGTGGAGAGGAATCTGGGCAAG GCGAACGGGAAGGGATCCCTGTGGTGTGTGGACCCAGAGTACAGACCCAACCTGATACAAGCACTGAAGAAGCAGCACTTCCCAGCAGCACATGCATTCTGCACACCACCTGCCTCTCCTCCAAG TGGTTCCTCACCTCCTCGACATTTGATTCTTCAAGATCAAGGATGTTCTCTAAAAG AGTCTGATATTGATGCTGCCACTGCCATGATGCTTTTAAATTCTTCCCCAGAGCAACACAGGATGCAAT GTGGCAAGCCTCAGCAGTCCAGAATGCTGCCTCAAAAGAGGAGCTACagccaccaccaccatcacagcagcagcagcagcagcagcagtaggaTGCCAGGGGTGCAGGATAACCCTATCGATCTCTCCCGGCCAGAAACCGCCGTCGTCAGCAATGACCCCAAGGAGGATCACAACTACAGCGCCACTTTCCAGCACTGCGCTTCACGCTCTAGTGTGTCTCGCTCCAGCGTGTCATCCCTGTCCTCTGTCGACGAGGCATACGAGTACACCCCCCAGGCACGGCGGGCGGGCAGTGAGGGTTTCCATAGCGACGAGGACTCGGACCTGGCGGAGGAGCTGGAGCAGGCAAATGATCGGCTGGGAGACAGCGGCTACGGGACACAGCAGCGTGCAGCCAAGGGTCCAGCCAGCAAGAAGCCGCGCAAGGAAGTGAAGCAGGAGATCGACGAAGAGCTGAAGGAGGCAGCTGGGTCCTTGCTGCACCTCGCAGGCATTCGCACGTGCTTGGATGCCTCGAGACGCACGgccaagagcaagagcaagaggcAAAGCAAAAAATAA